The Victivallis lenta genome window below encodes:
- a CDS encoding NADH-dependent [FeFe] hydrogenase, group A6 produces the protein MKVNLKINDSPVSVEAGATILEAAELLDIRIPTLCHMKMDCLNFEHRSGSCRVCVVEVKGRPNLAPACSTPVTEGMEVHTNTLRAINARRTILDLLLSDHPKDCLICPKNLDCQLQALAQELGLHHLLYKGEQSTYNRDLSSKAIARDLDKCIMCRRCETACNVIQTVGVLSGVGRGFEAVVAPAGLKPLVETECVFCGQCVQACPVGALTEMDYKYPVWRMLNDPAKTVVVQTAPAVRVAIGEEFGMAPGSVSTGKMVAALRKLGFDKVFDTDFAADLTIMEETTELIERVKSGENLPILTSCCPGWVKFLEHQFPDLIYMPSTAKSPQQMFGAIAKSYYAEKIGVRPEDLIVVSVMPCLAKKYEASREEFSHNGVPDVDIVISTRELADMIREAGIQFSQLEDQEYDSPLGESTGAAVIFGATGGVLEAALRTAADWLAGQDLQEIDFTAVRGIRGIKEATVNIAGIELHVAICSGLGNARKLLNKIQRGEADYQAIEIMACPGGCLNGGGQPYHHGHGQILSKRLEALYRDDKNAPIRKSHQNPSIRKLYAEFLGEPGSHFAHKLLHTHYIARSKK, from the coding sequence ATGAAAGTCAATCTGAAGATCAACGATTCCCCGGTTTCCGTCGAAGCCGGGGCCACGATTCTGGAAGCGGCCGAGCTGCTCGACATCCGCATTCCGACCCTCTGCCATATGAAAATGGACTGCCTGAACTTCGAGCACCGCTCCGGCTCCTGCCGCGTCTGCGTGGTCGAAGTCAAGGGCCGCCCGAATCTCGCCCCGGCCTGCAGCACCCCGGTGACGGAAGGAATGGAGGTTCACACCAATACGCTGCGGGCGATCAACGCGCGCCGCACGATCCTCGATCTGCTGCTTTCGGATCACCCGAAGGACTGTTTGATCTGCCCGAAAAACCTCGACTGCCAGCTTCAGGCGCTGGCGCAGGAGCTCGGGCTGCACCACCTGCTCTACAAAGGCGAGCAGTCCACCTACAACCGCGACCTTTCGAGCAAGGCGATCGCCCGCGACCTCGACAAGTGCATCATGTGCCGCCGCTGCGAAACCGCCTGCAACGTCATCCAGACGGTCGGCGTCCTCTCCGGCGTCGGGCGCGGCTTCGAAGCCGTGGTTGCTCCGGCCGGCCTCAAGCCGCTGGTCGAAACCGAATGCGTTTTCTGCGGCCAGTGCGTACAGGCCTGCCCGGTCGGCGCCCTGACCGAGATGGACTACAAGTATCCGGTCTGGCGCATGCTGAACGACCCGGCCAAGACCGTGGTGGTCCAGACCGCCCCCGCGGTCCGCGTCGCAATCGGCGAGGAGTTCGGCATGGCGCCCGGCTCGGTCAGCACAGGAAAAATGGTCGCGGCGCTGCGCAAGCTCGGTTTCGACAAGGTGTTCGACACCGACTTCGCGGCCGACCTGACGATCATGGAGGAGACGACCGAGCTTATCGAGCGCGTCAAGAGCGGCGAAAATTTGCCGATCCTGACCAGCTGCTGTCCCGGCTGGGTCAAATTTCTCGAGCACCAGTTCCCGGACCTGATCTACATGCCGTCGACCGCGAAGTCGCCGCAGCAGATGTTCGGCGCAATCGCCAAAAGCTACTACGCTGAAAAGATCGGCGTCAGGCCCGAAGATCTGATCGTGGTTTCGGTCATGCCGTGTCTTGCGAAGAAGTACGAGGCGTCGCGCGAAGAATTCAGCCACAACGGCGTTCCCGATGTCGATATCGTGATTTCGACCCGGGAGCTTGCCGACATGATCCGCGAAGCCGGCATCCAGTTCAGCCAGCTGGAAGATCAGGAATACGACTCCCCGCTCGGCGAATCGACCGGCGCCGCCGTGATTTTCGGCGCGACCGGCGGCGTGCTTGAAGCGGCGCTGCGCACCGCGGCCGACTGGCTGGCCGGCCAGGATCTGCAGGAGATCGACTTCACCGCCGTGCGCGGCATCAGGGGAATCAAAGAGGCGACCGTCAATATCGCCGGAATCGAGCTGCATGTCGCAATCTGCTCCGGACTCGGCAACGCCCGCAAGCTGCTGAATAAGATTCAGCGGGGCGAAGCGGATTATCAGGCCATCGAAATCATGGCCTGTCCCGGCGGCTGTCTGAACGGCGGCGGGCAGCCCTACCACCACGGACACGGGCAGATCCTTTCCAAGCGGCTTGAAGCGCTCTATCGGGACGACAAGAACGCGCCGATCCGCAAATCGCACCAGAATCCGTCGATCCGGAAGCTGTATGCGGAGTTTCTCGGAGAGCCTGGCAGCCACTTCGCCCACAAACTCCTGCACACGCATTACATCGCCCGCAGCAAGAAGTAA